In the genome of Tannockella kyphosi, one region contains:
- a CDS encoding S1C family serine protease, with the protein MDEYNKDYDNELEDIEEPKEEVIEGEIVEVEDVKEPQEPHHHGPDGHRPPPHHKGPKHPRFMRFFPMIIIIMVVISLGTNVYLYTLITQITADSDLDSSLDTEVVSLSIEDDYTEMIAEVSNAVVGVAVYSDGQMTGSGSGVVYDTDGNDVYIITNHHVIEGAESIQIVFADTSTVEATLIGSDEYSDIAVMKVTVDFEVSVIEIGDSDTINTGETVFAIGSPLGIEYAGTVTKGIISATDRTVSVDLTDDGVDDWDMNVIQTDAAINPGNSGGAFVNAAGQLIGITSMKFSDTSVEGMGFCLPINDVMEVVAELLENGEVIRPVLGISGVSLDGFTGYELSYYRIDTDLSQGIYVVSVIEDGAAKNTGMEAGDIIVEFDGVQITTYKSFITALYNRSPGDTVEVVINRDGQEYELSITLE; encoded by the coding sequence ATGGATGAATATAACAAAGATTATGACAATGAGTTAGAAGATATAGAAGAACCAAAAGAAGAAGTGATAGAAGGAGAAATAGTGGAAGTGGAGGATGTGAAAGAGCCTCAAGAACCTCATCACCATGGACCAGATGGACATAGACCACCGCCACATCATAAAGGTCCTAAGCATCCTCGTTTTATGCGCTTTTTCCCAATGATCATTATCATTATGGTTGTGATATCATTAGGGACGAATGTTTACTTATATACTTTAATTACACAAATAACGGCTGATAGTGATCTTGATTCTTCACTTGATACGGAAGTAGTTAGTTTAAGTATAGAAGATGACTATACCGAAATGATAGCCGAAGTTAGTAATGCGGTTGTTGGAGTTGCAGTCTATAGCGATGGTCAAATGACAGGTAGTGGTAGTGGTGTTGTTTATGATACGGATGGTAATGATGTGTATATTATTACCAATCATCATGTAATTGAAGGTGCAGAAAGCATTCAAATTGTCTTTGCGGATACTAGTACAGTAGAAGCTACATTAATTGGTAGTGATGAGTATAGCGATATAGCGGTTATGAAGGTTACTGTTGATTTTGAAGTTTCGGTTATTGAAATAGGAGATAGTGATACTATTAATACTGGTGAAACTGTTTTTGCAATCGGTAGTCCTTTAGGAATTGAATATGCTGGTACGGTAACAAAAGGAATTATTAGTGCTACTGATCGTACTGTTTCTGTTGATTTAACAGATGATGGAGTAGATGATTGGGATATGAATGTTATTCAAACAGATGCTGCAATCAATCCTGGAAATAGTGGGGGAGCTTTTGTAAATGCTGCAGGACAACTTATTGGTATTACTTCCATGAAATTTAGTGATACTAGTGTTGAAGGAATGGGATTTTGTTTACCAATTAATGATGTAATGGAAGTAGTTGCTGAATTGTTAGAAAATGGAGAAGTAATTAGACCTGTTCTAGGAATTAGTGGAGTTTCATTGGATGGATTTACTGGTTATGAATTAAGCTATTATCGTATTGATACTGATTTAAGCCAAGGTATTTATGTGGTTAGTGTAATTGAGGATGGTGCTGCTAAGAATACAGGTATGGAAGCGGGTGACATTATTGTTGAATTTGACGGAGTTCAAATAACGACATATAAGAGCTTTATTACAGCCCTATATAATAGAAGCCCTGGAGATACTGTTGAAGTAGTGATTAACAGAGATGGACAAGAATATGAGTTATCTATAACATTAGAGTAG
- a CDS encoding ferredoxin: MAKALVNETCIGCGACVGVAPSVFDLGDEGLAVCIVDGDLGDNEDAAKEAAECCPVEAITVE, encoded by the coding sequence ATGGCAAAAGCATTAGTAAACGAAACTTGCATCGGATGTGGAGCATGTGTTGGCGTAGCACCAAGCGTTTTTGATTTAGGCGACGAAGGTCTAGCCGTTTGTATTGTTGATGGTGACTTAGGCGACAATGAAGATGCTGCTAAAGAAGCAGCTGAATGTTGTCCTGTTGAAGCAATCACAGTAGAATAA
- the cmk gene encoding (d)CMP kinase — protein sequence MERIAIAIDGPSAAGKSTIAKLIAKQLNYAYIDTGAMYRCVAYYVKTNGIDIQNEDLITSILTNIHIHIDQNNNVFLNDQNVSGLIRSDEISMMTSKVSSYQAVRTFLVEQQRLMALSGGVILDGRDIGTVVLPNAQLKIYQQASVKTRAMRRYKENLERGMEADLEAITKDIEQRDYQDMNRAISPLKKAEDAIEIDTSTMSLQEVVDEIMNLVKKVGL from the coding sequence ATGGAAAGAATAGCAATAGCAATAGATGGGCCATCAGCAGCAGGGAAAAGCACCATTGCTAAATTAATTGCAAAACAGTTAAACTATGCTTATATTGATACAGGAGCGATGTATCGTTGTGTTGCATATTATGTAAAAACAAATGGTATTGATATCCAAAATGAAGATTTAATAACATCTATATTGACGAATATACATATTCATATTGATCAAAATAATAATGTTTTCTTAAATGATCAAAATGTAAGTGGACTTATTCGTAGTGATGAAATATCAATGATGACAAGCAAAGTATCTAGCTATCAAGCTGTTCGTACTTTTTTAGTAGAACAACAACGACTTATGGCTTTATCTGGAGGAGTTATTTTAGATGGTAGAGATATTGGTACTGTTGTTTTACCAAATGCTCAATTAAAGATATATCAACAGGCAAGTGTAAAAACAAGAGCAATGAGACGTTATAAAGAAAACCTTGAAAGAGGCATGGAAGCAGATTTAGAAGCAATTACAAAAGACATTGAACAAAGAGATTATCAAGATATGAATCGTGCAATTTCTCCTTTAAAAAAAGCAGAGGATGCAATAGAAATTGATACCTCTACTATGTCTTTGCAGGAAGTAGTTGATGAAATAATGAATTTAGTAAAGAAAGTAGGATTATAA
- a CDS encoding sensor histidine kinase: protein MITRIIGLGIVVLLALMYDASLSGLYFIVYMCALILMEMNQKGKFDQEMSDYRRRKNTQIKAVENERILNQKILKTLIKTMSSPMLYIDRNGIICFTNNSFKDNFGLSDIQGKYYKDVLGQGLLQIVQECYLFEKKYNETRKLGERYYQVDSNPLIKNQLFYGTILLFVDVSKVKEIEKFQKQFLSDVSHELKTPMSAIIGSVEILNRRSGDMDEITKEFMEILLKESERMQNLIDDILVLSKLERPKQELNHVFVDVNKLIENTIQLFQELANEKGIEIQFITMLEDGLVLDYKSLKTIITNLISNAIKYSDGGIIRISVLYKEGTMILIVKDHGKGIAAKNIPLIFDRFFQEDRSRGIDMGTGLGLSIVKKVIENNNGSIEVVSELNKGSEFTVHIPVS from the coding sequence ATGATTACACGAATTATAGGATTAGGAATAGTTGTTTTATTAGCGTTAATGTATGATGCCAGTTTAAGTGGGCTTTATTTTATTGTATATATGTGTGCCTTAATATTGATGGAGATGAATCAAAAGGGAAAGTTTGATCAGGAAATGTCAGATTATCGTCGTAGAAAGAATACGCAAATAAAAGCAGTAGAAAACGAACGTATTTTAAATCAAAAAATATTAAAAACACTAATTAAAACGATGTCTTCACCAATGTTATATATTGATAGAAATGGTATTATTTGTTTTACTAATAATAGTTTTAAAGATAATTTTGGACTTTCTGATATACAAGGAAAGTATTATAAAGATGTGTTAGGACAAGGGTTATTACAAATTGTTCAAGAATGTTATCTTTTTGAAAAAAAATATAATGAAACAAGAAAATTAGGAGAACGTTATTATCAGGTAGATAGTAATCCATTAATTAAAAATCAATTGTTTTATGGAACTATTTTGTTATTTGTAGATGTTTCTAAAGTAAAAGAAATTGAAAAATTCCAAAAGCAGTTTTTATCAGATGTCTCACATGAATTAAAGACGCCAATGTCTGCAATTATTGGTAGTGTAGAAATATTGAATCGTCGTAGTGGAGATATGGATGAAATAACAAAGGAATTTATGGAAATATTATTAAAAGAAAGTGAACGTATGCAAAATCTTATTGATGATATTTTAGTGTTATCAAAGTTAGAAAGACCGAAACAAGAATTAAATCATGTTTTTGTAGATGTTAATAAACTAATTGAAAATACAATTCAATTATTTCAAGAACTAGCAAATGAAAAAGGTATTGAAATTCAGTTTATTACTATGTTAGAAGATGGTTTAGTATTGGATTATAAGTCTTTGAAAACAATTATTACAAACCTTATTTCTAATGCAATAAAATATTCTGATGGTGGAATAATTCGTATTAGCGTACTTTACAAAGAGGGAACGATGATACTAATTGTCAAAGATCACGGAAAAGGGATTGCAGCGAAAAATATCCCACTTATATTCGATCGTTTTTTCCAAGAAGATCGTTCAAGAGGAATTGATATGGGTACAGGATTAGGGTTAAGTATTGTAAAAAAAGTGATTGAGAACAATAATGGGTCTATTGAAGTAGTTAGTGAATTAAACAAAGGAAGTGAGTTTACGGTACATATACCAGTTTCTTAA
- a CDS encoding ECF transporter S component, which yields MKNNKTREIVLAALLTAMALVLGVIEIPYPFAPWLQFDLSEVIILMAISLLSLRYTIFIIFAKFMVSIFIKGPVGPLAIGQISALIASLSIALSYYCFMKIIPFRKQIIKKGIALVCSMSVFALVMFIINYYFVTPTYLMNQPTWYTQLPYILDIDAFNSVYGTNMTVPSILSGLSAYGQAIFIIYFPFNFLKGMICGIVYMFVSPVEKYWKTK from the coding sequence ATGAAAAATAACAAAACAAGAGAGATCGTTTTAGCAGCTTTACTAACTGCAATGGCATTGGTGTTAGGGGTGATTGAAATTCCTTATCCTTTTGCTCCGTGGTTACAATTTGATTTATCAGAAGTCATTATTTTAATGGCTATATCATTATTATCATTACGATATACGATATTTATTATTTTCGCTAAGTTCATGGTATCTATTTTTATTAAAGGACCGGTAGGACCACTAGCAATTGGGCAAATTAGTGCACTCATTGCATCATTGAGCATTGCGCTTAGTTATTATTGCTTTATGAAAATAATTCCTTTCCGTAAACAAATTATTAAAAAGGGAATAGCGTTAGTTTGTTCCATGAGTGTATTTGCCTTAGTTATGTTTATCATTAATTATTATTTTGTCACACCAACCTATTTAATGAATCAACCAACATGGTATACCCAATTACCATATATTTTAGATATTGATGCATTTAATTCGGTATATGGGACAAATATGACAGTACCATCTATTTTATCTGGTTTATCAGCGTACGGGCAAGCAATATTTATTATTTATTTCCCATTTAATTTTCTAAAAGGAATGATTTGTGGAATTGTTTATATGTTTGTTTCACCAGTTGAAAAATATTGGAAGACAAAATAA
- a CDS encoding response regulator transcription factor, translated as MTKILIIEDDLSINKILQFELTQKDYDVEALYDGEFAVEQIIKNQYDLVLVDWMLPKLSGIEIIEQSRNKGYLKPMILLTARSEENDIIKGLEAGADDYLTKPFHASILMARIDAHIRRYYQHSYDTLSYSDIKMDISSHDVYCKNEKIILTKVEYDLLMMFLKKPEKVLSRQDLLMDIWKFDYDGDTRLVDIHIFKLKSKLKNSNVRFQSVRGVGYKLVEEE; from the coding sequence ATGACAAAGATATTAATAATAGAAGATGATTTATCCATTAATAAAATATTACAATTTGAACTAACACAAAAAGACTATGATGTAGAAGCATTGTATGATGGTGAATTTGCAGTAGAACAAATTATTAAAAATCAATATGATTTAGTTCTTGTAGACTGGATGTTGCCGAAACTGTCTGGTATAGAAATCATTGAACAATCAAGAAATAAGGGTTATTTAAAACCAATGATACTATTAACAGCAAGAAGTGAAGAAAATGATATTATAAAAGGATTAGAGGCAGGTGCAGATGATTACTTAACGAAGCCTTTTCATGCTAGTATTTTAATGGCAAGAATAGATGCGCATATACGTCGTTACTATCAACATTCCTATGATACTTTATCGTATAGTGATATTAAAATGGATATTTCTAGTCACGATGTTTATTGTAAAAATGAAAAAATCATTCTTACAAAGGTGGAATATGATTTGTTGATGATGTTTTTGAAAAAACCAGAAAAAGTATTATCAAGACAAGATTTATTGATGGATATATGGAAATTTGATTATGATGGAGACACACGATTAGTAGATATACATATTTTTAAATTAAAGAGCAAATTAAAAAATAGCAATGTTCGCTTTCAATCTGTTCGAGGTGTCGGTTATAAATTGGTAGAGGAAGAATAG